A genomic stretch from Malus domestica chromosome 15, GDT2T_hap1 includes:
- the LOC114821459 gene encoding U-box domain-containing protein 4-like isoform X1, whose product MTIMSRFPTTQTKLSSSNRQETWGNSSSWSLQVWGIGKEKEEEGLPKTTFPWSCASAFWPTLERLLYLLYVDAGVMEISLFKALLNNISSFFHLSSHDNINFDPVLKYYKRAEEILKLLKIVLDAIADSEIASYELLNKPFEELGQYVDELREQIEDWQPLFSKVNLVLQVESLISKIWASGLDIFQLLKTSPQHLPDEMGSASLEQCIQKLEHMGYEQMSTVIKDAISDQVEGVGPSSEILVKIAEGLSLKSNQEILIEAVALEKLKENAEQSEKIEEAEYIEQMISLVTRMHERLITIKQAESCSPVPIPADFCCPLSLELMTDPVIVASGQTYERTFIKNWIGLGLTVCPKTRQTLAHTNLIPNYTVKALIANWCESNNVKLPDPIKSVGLNKSAHLLGHAEPGTPKDSPIFSHSRVNQSMSPESTRSTGLPSKNMFSSGPLHQERISPLHPRSTSEGSLPGIVGNGQALDIERISLANSEDRSANLEERSTDLDSQHSLSPSRDELPNSIEDEQPSQSHNRTASASSVLFNANGTQGTSVNANGVLQVSTNLSGYSSDASGELKSQAQTVAPLAPQQRETESPTRMAESRPRNQMWRRPSSLIPRIVSSPPIETRPDLSELEAKVRNLVDDLKSTSLDTQREATFQLRLLAKHNMDNRIVIANCGAIGLLVDLLRSTDTRVQENAVTALLNLSINDNNKTAIATANAIEPLIHVLETGSAEAKENSAATLFSLSVIEDNKVRIGRSGAIGPLVDLLGNGSPRGRKDAATALFNLSIFHENKGRIVQAGAVKYLVELMDPAAGMVDKAVAVLANLSTIPEGRTAIGQEGGIPVLVEVVELGSPRGKENAAAALLQLCTNSNRYCSQVLQEGAVPPLVVLSQSGTPRAKEKAQTLLSYFRNHRQGNAGRG is encoded by the exons ATGACGATAATGTCCCGCTTTCCAACTACGCAAACGAAGCTCAGCAGCTCCAACAGGCAGGAGACTTGGGGAAATTCCAGTAGTTGGTCCCTGCAGGTTTGGGGTATTGGAAaggaaaaggaggaagaaggattGCCCAAAACGACGTTTCCCTGGTCGTGTGCTTCTGCGTTTTGGCCGACTCTAG AGAGACTATTATACTTATTATATGTTGACGCAGGTGTGATGGAGATATCATTGTTCAAAGCACTTCTTAACAACATCTCCTCTTTTTTCCATTTATCATCTCATGACAACATAAACTTTGACCCGGTTCTGAAGTACTACAAAAGAGCCGAAGAGATATTAAAACTGTTGAAGATTGTACTTGATGCCATTGCTGATTCTGAAATAGCTTCTTATGAACTACTTAATAAGCCATTTGAGGAACTGGGTCAGTAtgttgatgagttgagggagcAAATTGAAGACTGGCAGCCATTGTTTAGTAAAGTCAATCTT GTTcttcaagttgaatcgttgataTCAAAGATTTGGGCTTCTGGCCTGGATATCTTTCAACTGTTGAAAACTTCCCCGCAGCATCTTCCTGATGAAATGGGTTCAGCATCTCTTGAG CAATGTATACAAAAACTTGAGCACATGGGCTATGAACAAATGTCAACTGTCATTAAAGATGCTATAAGCGATCAAGTGGAGGGTGTTGGACCAAGCTCAGAGATCCTAGTGAAAATTGCAGAGGGCCTTAGCTTGAAGTCAAACCAGGAGATTCTTATTGAGGCTGTAGCACTTGAAAAGTTGAAGGAGAATGCTGAACAATCTGAAAAGATTGAGGAAGCGGAGTATATTGAGCAAATGATATCCCTTGTTACCCGTATGCACGAGCGCCTTATTACCATAAAGCAAGCTGAGAGCTGCAGCCCAGTTCCAATACCTGCTGATTTCTGTTGCCCCCTCTCTCTGGAGCTGATGACGGATCCAGTGATTGTGGCATCAGGACAAACCTATGAGAGAACTTTCATCAAGAACTGGATCGGTCTTGGCCTCACTGTTTGTCCAAAGACGCGGCAGACTTTGGCTCACACCAATTTGATACCTAATTACACTGTAAAGGCACTAATTGCAAATTGGTGTGAGTCAAACAATGTGAAACTGCCTGATCCGATAAAGTCTGTTGGCTTAAATAAGTCAGCACACCTTCTTGGGCATGCAGAGCCTGGTACACCAAAGGATTCTCCTATTTTTTCTCATTCCAGGGTCAATCAATCAATGTCACCTGAGTCTACTCGGTCTACTGGTTTGCCCTCTAAGAACATGTTTTCATCTGGTCCACTGCATCAGGAGAGAATTTCTCCATTGCATCCTCGTTCAACATCAGAAGGTTCCTTGCCTGGTATAGTTGGAAATGGGCAGGCTTTGGATAttgaaagaatatcactagCAAATTCTGAAGACAGGTCTGCCAACttagaagaaaggagtacaGATCTAGATAGCCAGCACTCTCTGTCGCCATCTCGAGATGAACTTCCTAATTCTATTGAAGATGAGCAGCCATCTCAAAGCCATAATAGAACTGCATCAGCTTCTAGCGTACTTTTTAATGCCAATGGTACTCAAGGAACTTCAGTCAATGCCAATGGGGTCTTACAGGTATCGACGAATCTGTCAGGCTACAGCAGTGACGCTTCTGGGGAGTTGAAATCACAAGCACAAACTGTTGCTCCCTTGGCCCCCCAACAGAGAGAAACTGAGTCGCCAACCAGAATGGCAGAGTCAAGACCTCGAAACCAAATGTGGCGCCGACCATCTAGCTTAATCCCAAGGATAGTTTCTTCTCCACCTATTGAAACAAGGCCTGATCTTTCTGAACTTGAAGCCAAAGTTCGTAACCTAGTTGATGATTTGAAAAGCACTTCACTTGATACACAAAGAGAGGCAACATTTCAACTCCGGCTACTTGCCAAACATAATATGGATAATCGGATTGTTATTGCAAATTGTGGGGCCATTGGCTTGTTGGTGGATTTGCTCCGCTCTACAGATACAAGAGTTCAAGAGAATGCCGTCACAGCACTTCTTAACTTATCGATTAATGATAACAACAAAACTGCAATTGCCACTGCCAATGCAATTGAACCTCTGATTCATGTCCTTGAGACAGGGAGTGCTGAGGCCAAGGAGAACTCAGCTGCCACTCTATTTAGCCTTTCGGTGATCGAGGACAACAAGGTTCGTATTGGAAGGTCAGGGGCTATCGGGCCTCTGGTTGATTTATTGGGGAATGGGAGTCCCAGAGGGAGGAAAGATGCAGCCACAGCTTTGTTTAATTTGTCAATTTTTCATGAGAACAAGGGTCGAATTGTTCAAGCTGGTGCTGTAAAGTACCTAGTGGAGTTGATGGACCCTGCAGCTGGAATGGTTGACAAGGCAGTTGCTGTTTTGGCTAATCTTTCGACAATTCCCGAGGGAAGGACAGCAATTGGTCAGGAGGGTGGGATCCCTGTTCTTGTCGAGGTTGTTGAGTTGGGTTCTCCAAGAGGGAAGGAGAACGCTGCTGCTGCTCTTTTACAGCTCTGCACAAACAGTAATAGATATTGCAGTCAGGTCCTCCAAGAAGGAGCTGTCCCACCATTAGTGGTATTGTCACAATCCGGCACCCCTAGGGCAAAAGAAAAG GCACAGACACTCCTTAGCTACTTCAGAAACCATAGACAAGGTAATGCTGGTAGAGGATAA
- the LOC114821574 gene encoding lysine-rich arabinogalactan protein 18, with product MERNNIFTIALICLLVAGVGGQAPSSAPTNSPATPAATPPATTPAAAPKPKSPSPVATPKSSPTPASAPPKPAAAPTPVATPPTATVSPPLPTPESSPPAKAPVSSPPAKSPPAAAPAPAAEPPTTPEVPAPAPSKKPKHESPAAAPTPSKSKSKKPKHKSPAAAPTPDVASPPAPEGPEASSPDASSPDPSTAADEQSGAMTIRSLHKVVGSIALGWAVLALC from the exons ATGGAGCGGAACAACATCTTCACCATCGCACTCATCTGCCTTCTCGTCGCCGGCGTCGGAGGACAGGCTCCATCATCCGCGCCCACTAACTCTCCGGCCACTCCAGCCGCCACCCCTCCAGCTACTACACCAGCTGCAGCTCCTAAGCCCAAGTCACCATCTCCGGTTGCCACCCCCAAATCTTCTCCCACTCCGGCGTCGGCTCCACCCAAGCCGGCCGCTGCTCCCACTCCGGTGGCCACTCCACCTACAGCTACCGTTTCACCCCCATTGCCGACTCCTGAGAGCTCCCCACCGGCTAAGGCTCCGGTCAGCTCTCCACCGGCCAAATCTCCTCCGGCAGCCGCCCCTGCTCCCGCAGCTGAGCCACCCACTACTCCTGAGGTCCCCGCTCCGGCTCCCAGCAAGAAGCCGAAGCACGAGTCTCCGGCGGCTGCTCCGACTCCCAGCAAGAGCAAGAGCAAGAAGCCGAAGCACAAGTCTCCGGCGGCTGCTCCGACTCCGGATGTGGCCAGCCCACCGGCGCCAGAGGGACCTGAGGCTTCGTCTCCCGATGCTTCGTCTCCGGATCCTTCTACAGCAGCTGACGAGCAG AGTGGTGCAATGACGATCAGGTCCCTGCACAAGGTGGTCGGATCCATCGCATTGGGATGGGCAGTATTGGCATTATgctaa
- the LOC114821459 gene encoding U-box domain-containing protein 4-like isoform X3, translating into MEISLFKALLNNISSFFHLSSHDNINFDPVLKYYKRAEEILKLLKIVLDAIADSEIASYELLNKPFEELGQYVDELREQIEDWQPLFSKVNLVLQVESLISKIWASGLDIFQLLKTSPQHLPDEMGSASLEQCIQKLEHMGYEQMSTVIKDAISDQVEGVGPSSEILVKIAEGLSLKSNQEILIEAVALEKLKENAEQSEKIEEAEYIEQMISLVTRMHERLITIKQAESCSPVPIPADFCCPLSLELMTDPVIVASGQTYERTFIKNWIGLGLTVCPKTRQTLAHTNLIPNYTVKALIANWCESNNVKLPDPIKSVGLNKSAHLLGHAEPGTPKDSPIFSHSRVNQSMSPESTRSTGLPSKNMFSSGPLHQERISPLHPRSTSEGSLPGIVGNGQALDIERISLANSEDRSANLEERSTDLDSQHSLSPSRDELPNSIEDEQPSQSHNRTASASSVLFNANGTQGTSVNANGVLQVSTNLSGYSSDASGELKSQAQTVAPLAPQQRETESPTRMAESRPRNQMWRRPSSLIPRIVSSPPIETRPDLSELEAKVRNLVDDLKSTSLDTQREATFQLRLLAKHNMDNRIVIANCGAIGLLVDLLRSTDTRVQENAVTALLNLSINDNNKTAIATANAIEPLIHVLETGSAEAKENSAATLFSLSVIEDNKVRIGRSGAIGPLVDLLGNGSPRGRKDAATALFNLSIFHENKGRIVQAGAVKYLVELMDPAAGMVDKAVAVLANLSTIPEGRTAIGQEGGIPVLVEVVELGSPRGKENAAAALLQLCTNSNRYCSQVLQEGAVPPLVVLSQSGTPRAKEKAQTLLSYFRNHRQGNAGRG; encoded by the exons ATGGAGATATCATTGTTCAAAGCACTTCTTAACAACATCTCCTCTTTTTTCCATTTATCATCTCATGACAACATAAACTTTGACCCGGTTCTGAAGTACTACAAAAGAGCCGAAGAGATATTAAAACTGTTGAAGATTGTACTTGATGCCATTGCTGATTCTGAAATAGCTTCTTATGAACTACTTAATAAGCCATTTGAGGAACTGGGTCAGTAtgttgatgagttgagggagcAAATTGAAGACTGGCAGCCATTGTTTAGTAAAGTCAATCTT GTTcttcaagttgaatcgttgataTCAAAGATTTGGGCTTCTGGCCTGGATATCTTTCAACTGTTGAAAACTTCCCCGCAGCATCTTCCTGATGAAATGGGTTCAGCATCTCTTGAG CAATGTATACAAAAACTTGAGCACATGGGCTATGAACAAATGTCAACTGTCATTAAAGATGCTATAAGCGATCAAGTGGAGGGTGTTGGACCAAGCTCAGAGATCCTAGTGAAAATTGCAGAGGGCCTTAGCTTGAAGTCAAACCAGGAGATTCTTATTGAGGCTGTAGCACTTGAAAAGTTGAAGGAGAATGCTGAACAATCTGAAAAGATTGAGGAAGCGGAGTATATTGAGCAAATGATATCCCTTGTTACCCGTATGCACGAGCGCCTTATTACCATAAAGCAAGCTGAGAGCTGCAGCCCAGTTCCAATACCTGCTGATTTCTGTTGCCCCCTCTCTCTGGAGCTGATGACGGATCCAGTGATTGTGGCATCAGGACAAACCTATGAGAGAACTTTCATCAAGAACTGGATCGGTCTTGGCCTCACTGTTTGTCCAAAGACGCGGCAGACTTTGGCTCACACCAATTTGATACCTAATTACACTGTAAAGGCACTAATTGCAAATTGGTGTGAGTCAAACAATGTGAAACTGCCTGATCCGATAAAGTCTGTTGGCTTAAATAAGTCAGCACACCTTCTTGGGCATGCAGAGCCTGGTACACCAAAGGATTCTCCTATTTTTTCTCATTCCAGGGTCAATCAATCAATGTCACCTGAGTCTACTCGGTCTACTGGTTTGCCCTCTAAGAACATGTTTTCATCTGGTCCACTGCATCAGGAGAGAATTTCTCCATTGCATCCTCGTTCAACATCAGAAGGTTCCTTGCCTGGTATAGTTGGAAATGGGCAGGCTTTGGATAttgaaagaatatcactagCAAATTCTGAAGACAGGTCTGCCAACttagaagaaaggagtacaGATCTAGATAGCCAGCACTCTCTGTCGCCATCTCGAGATGAACTTCCTAATTCTATTGAAGATGAGCAGCCATCTCAAAGCCATAATAGAACTGCATCAGCTTCTAGCGTACTTTTTAATGCCAATGGTACTCAAGGAACTTCAGTCAATGCCAATGGGGTCTTACAGGTATCGACGAATCTGTCAGGCTACAGCAGTGACGCTTCTGGGGAGTTGAAATCACAAGCACAAACTGTTGCTCCCTTGGCCCCCCAACAGAGAGAAACTGAGTCGCCAACCAGAATGGCAGAGTCAAGACCTCGAAACCAAATGTGGCGCCGACCATCTAGCTTAATCCCAAGGATAGTTTCTTCTCCACCTATTGAAACAAGGCCTGATCTTTCTGAACTTGAAGCCAAAGTTCGTAACCTAGTTGATGATTTGAAAAGCACTTCACTTGATACACAAAGAGAGGCAACATTTCAACTCCGGCTACTTGCCAAACATAATATGGATAATCGGATTGTTATTGCAAATTGTGGGGCCATTGGCTTGTTGGTGGATTTGCTCCGCTCTACAGATACAAGAGTTCAAGAGAATGCCGTCACAGCACTTCTTAACTTATCGATTAATGATAACAACAAAACTGCAATTGCCACTGCCAATGCAATTGAACCTCTGATTCATGTCCTTGAGACAGGGAGTGCTGAGGCCAAGGAGAACTCAGCTGCCACTCTATTTAGCCTTTCGGTGATCGAGGACAACAAGGTTCGTATTGGAAGGTCAGGGGCTATCGGGCCTCTGGTTGATTTATTGGGGAATGGGAGTCCCAGAGGGAGGAAAGATGCAGCCACAGCTTTGTTTAATTTGTCAATTTTTCATGAGAACAAGGGTCGAATTGTTCAAGCTGGTGCTGTAAAGTACCTAGTGGAGTTGATGGACCCTGCAGCTGGAATGGTTGACAAGGCAGTTGCTGTTTTGGCTAATCTTTCGACAATTCCCGAGGGAAGGACAGCAATTGGTCAGGAGGGTGGGATCCCTGTTCTTGTCGAGGTTGTTGAGTTGGGTTCTCCAAGAGGGAAGGAGAACGCTGCTGCTGCTCTTTTACAGCTCTGCACAAACAGTAATAGATATTGCAGTCAGGTCCTCCAAGAAGGAGCTGTCCCACCATTAGTGGTATTGTCACAATCCGGCACCCCTAGGGCAAAAGAAAAG GCACAGACACTCCTTAGCTACTTCAGAAACCATAGACAAGGTAATGCTGGTAGAGGATAA
- the LOC114821459 gene encoding U-box domain-containing protein 4-like isoform X2, giving the protein MTIMSRFPTTQTKLSSSNRQETWGNSSSWSLQVWGIGKEKEEEGLPKTTFPWSCASAFWPTLGVMEISLFKALLNNISSFFHLSSHDNINFDPVLKYYKRAEEILKLLKIVLDAIADSEIASYELLNKPFEELGQYVDELREQIEDWQPLFSKVNLVLQVESLISKIWASGLDIFQLLKTSPQHLPDEMGSASLEQCIQKLEHMGYEQMSTVIKDAISDQVEGVGPSSEILVKIAEGLSLKSNQEILIEAVALEKLKENAEQSEKIEEAEYIEQMISLVTRMHERLITIKQAESCSPVPIPADFCCPLSLELMTDPVIVASGQTYERTFIKNWIGLGLTVCPKTRQTLAHTNLIPNYTVKALIANWCESNNVKLPDPIKSVGLNKSAHLLGHAEPGTPKDSPIFSHSRVNQSMSPESTRSTGLPSKNMFSSGPLHQERISPLHPRSTSEGSLPGIVGNGQALDIERISLANSEDRSANLEERSTDLDSQHSLSPSRDELPNSIEDEQPSQSHNRTASASSVLFNANGTQGTSVNANGVLQVSTNLSGYSSDASGELKSQAQTVAPLAPQQRETESPTRMAESRPRNQMWRRPSSLIPRIVSSPPIETRPDLSELEAKVRNLVDDLKSTSLDTQREATFQLRLLAKHNMDNRIVIANCGAIGLLVDLLRSTDTRVQENAVTALLNLSINDNNKTAIATANAIEPLIHVLETGSAEAKENSAATLFSLSVIEDNKVRIGRSGAIGPLVDLLGNGSPRGRKDAATALFNLSIFHENKGRIVQAGAVKYLVELMDPAAGMVDKAVAVLANLSTIPEGRTAIGQEGGIPVLVEVVELGSPRGKENAAAALLQLCTNSNRYCSQVLQEGAVPPLVVLSQSGTPRAKEKAQTLLSYFRNHRQGNAGRG; this is encoded by the exons ATGACGATAATGTCCCGCTTTCCAACTACGCAAACGAAGCTCAGCAGCTCCAACAGGCAGGAGACTTGGGGAAATTCCAGTAGTTGGTCCCTGCAGGTTTGGGGTATTGGAAaggaaaaggaggaagaaggattGCCCAAAACGACGTTTCCCTGGTCGTGTGCTTCTGCGTTTTGGCCGACTCTAG GTGTGATGGAGATATCATTGTTCAAAGCACTTCTTAACAACATCTCCTCTTTTTTCCATTTATCATCTCATGACAACATAAACTTTGACCCGGTTCTGAAGTACTACAAAAGAGCCGAAGAGATATTAAAACTGTTGAAGATTGTACTTGATGCCATTGCTGATTCTGAAATAGCTTCTTATGAACTACTTAATAAGCCATTTGAGGAACTGGGTCAGTAtgttgatgagttgagggagcAAATTGAAGACTGGCAGCCATTGTTTAGTAAAGTCAATCTT GTTcttcaagttgaatcgttgataTCAAAGATTTGGGCTTCTGGCCTGGATATCTTTCAACTGTTGAAAACTTCCCCGCAGCATCTTCCTGATGAAATGGGTTCAGCATCTCTTGAG CAATGTATACAAAAACTTGAGCACATGGGCTATGAACAAATGTCAACTGTCATTAAAGATGCTATAAGCGATCAAGTGGAGGGTGTTGGACCAAGCTCAGAGATCCTAGTGAAAATTGCAGAGGGCCTTAGCTTGAAGTCAAACCAGGAGATTCTTATTGAGGCTGTAGCACTTGAAAAGTTGAAGGAGAATGCTGAACAATCTGAAAAGATTGAGGAAGCGGAGTATATTGAGCAAATGATATCCCTTGTTACCCGTATGCACGAGCGCCTTATTACCATAAAGCAAGCTGAGAGCTGCAGCCCAGTTCCAATACCTGCTGATTTCTGTTGCCCCCTCTCTCTGGAGCTGATGACGGATCCAGTGATTGTGGCATCAGGACAAACCTATGAGAGAACTTTCATCAAGAACTGGATCGGTCTTGGCCTCACTGTTTGTCCAAAGACGCGGCAGACTTTGGCTCACACCAATTTGATACCTAATTACACTGTAAAGGCACTAATTGCAAATTGGTGTGAGTCAAACAATGTGAAACTGCCTGATCCGATAAAGTCTGTTGGCTTAAATAAGTCAGCACACCTTCTTGGGCATGCAGAGCCTGGTACACCAAAGGATTCTCCTATTTTTTCTCATTCCAGGGTCAATCAATCAATGTCACCTGAGTCTACTCGGTCTACTGGTTTGCCCTCTAAGAACATGTTTTCATCTGGTCCACTGCATCAGGAGAGAATTTCTCCATTGCATCCTCGTTCAACATCAGAAGGTTCCTTGCCTGGTATAGTTGGAAATGGGCAGGCTTTGGATAttgaaagaatatcactagCAAATTCTGAAGACAGGTCTGCCAACttagaagaaaggagtacaGATCTAGATAGCCAGCACTCTCTGTCGCCATCTCGAGATGAACTTCCTAATTCTATTGAAGATGAGCAGCCATCTCAAAGCCATAATAGAACTGCATCAGCTTCTAGCGTACTTTTTAATGCCAATGGTACTCAAGGAACTTCAGTCAATGCCAATGGGGTCTTACAGGTATCGACGAATCTGTCAGGCTACAGCAGTGACGCTTCTGGGGAGTTGAAATCACAAGCACAAACTGTTGCTCCCTTGGCCCCCCAACAGAGAGAAACTGAGTCGCCAACCAGAATGGCAGAGTCAAGACCTCGAAACCAAATGTGGCGCCGACCATCTAGCTTAATCCCAAGGATAGTTTCTTCTCCACCTATTGAAACAAGGCCTGATCTTTCTGAACTTGAAGCCAAAGTTCGTAACCTAGTTGATGATTTGAAAAGCACTTCACTTGATACACAAAGAGAGGCAACATTTCAACTCCGGCTACTTGCCAAACATAATATGGATAATCGGATTGTTATTGCAAATTGTGGGGCCATTGGCTTGTTGGTGGATTTGCTCCGCTCTACAGATACAAGAGTTCAAGAGAATGCCGTCACAGCACTTCTTAACTTATCGATTAATGATAACAACAAAACTGCAATTGCCACTGCCAATGCAATTGAACCTCTGATTCATGTCCTTGAGACAGGGAGTGCTGAGGCCAAGGAGAACTCAGCTGCCACTCTATTTAGCCTTTCGGTGATCGAGGACAACAAGGTTCGTATTGGAAGGTCAGGGGCTATCGGGCCTCTGGTTGATTTATTGGGGAATGGGAGTCCCAGAGGGAGGAAAGATGCAGCCACAGCTTTGTTTAATTTGTCAATTTTTCATGAGAACAAGGGTCGAATTGTTCAAGCTGGTGCTGTAAAGTACCTAGTGGAGTTGATGGACCCTGCAGCTGGAATGGTTGACAAGGCAGTTGCTGTTTTGGCTAATCTTTCGACAATTCCCGAGGGAAGGACAGCAATTGGTCAGGAGGGTGGGATCCCTGTTCTTGTCGAGGTTGTTGAGTTGGGTTCTCCAAGAGGGAAGGAGAACGCTGCTGCTGCTCTTTTACAGCTCTGCACAAACAGTAATAGATATTGCAGTCAGGTCCTCCAAGAAGGAGCTGTCCCACCATTAGTGGTATTGTCACAATCCGGCACCCCTAGGGCAAAAGAAAAG GCACAGACACTCCTTAGCTACTTCAGAAACCATAGACAAGGTAATGCTGGTAGAGGATAA